In Arctopsyche grandis isolate Sample6627 chromosome 13, ASM5162203v2, whole genome shotgun sequence, one DNA window encodes the following:
- the TBC1D16 gene encoding TBC1 domain family member 16 isoform X2, which yields MPISNIFRKASHYILGGEPEGKQFDDYVDNETLFCKNNVCVHPPTLVRQEYDIVHHPGYLTVNTKIFTDQHNNVKRPTLYLNWIPNSTLRRCPSTVEKTPGVDIRIFNDPDNKFTFSESYKNNEEIQNNRKNYNELSNNAFSDASESASLSSNSDKLSLNSANNTIQPEKCESECNQKENIDSEIQPLLSDEAKVNSVEKCTRSHSMTSVNITIANPTIENVDLTPDGPMCDRFARSLSLSSCDETNPNWMSTPEFLALKHNLTFPESVTASPIVHRKSPPKCRRFSVDLSQMRSLRLFFNDESCTCGQLVVASRESQYKILHFHHGGLDHLAQVLHQWHSLLHNIRLTPGCDEPNLPYRHFMVCRPEVQKSELHPEEGNVMKITTDVFFGSLLNIDGQLEDDLSLRKGVFFGGLEKDLRSFVWPLLLHCFPGNSTYKERETFAEIRRKEYYEYNKKRTKFMSLEEQAAFWKSVQCVVEKDVVRTDRGNPYYAGEDNPNIDTMKNILLNYAIFNPRLGYTQGMSDLLAPVLCEIKDESDAFWCFVGLMQRTIFVCTPTDNDMDINLSYLRELIRVMVPHFYNHLKKHTDALELLFCHRWILLCFKREFTEAVALRMWEACWANYQTDYFHLFLCLAIIAVYADDVIAQDLRTDEMLLYFSSLGNIFKISSKNKL from the exons ATGCCTATcagtaatattttccgaaaggCTTCCCACTACATACTGGGTGGCGAACCAGAGGGCAAACAATTCGACGATTACGTGGACAACGAAACACTATTCTGCAAGAACAATGTCTGCGTCCATCCTCCAACTCTTGTTAGGCAGGAGTACGACATAGTCCACCATCCTGGCTATCTAACCGTCAACACTAAAATCTTCACAGATCAACACAACAACGTCAAAAGACCAACACTCTATCTGAACTGGATACCCAATTCGACACTTAGAAGATGTCCATCCACCGTGGAGAAGACTCCTGGAGTGGACATCAGAATATTCAACGATCCAGACaacaaatttacattttcaGAATCGTATAAGAACAACGAAGAAATTCAAAACAATCGTAAAAACTACAATGAATTAAGCAACAACGCTTTTTCAGACGCTTCAGAATCGGCTAGCCTCAGCTCAAACTCGGACAAACTCAGCCTAAACTCGGCCAATAATACGATCCAACCTGAAAAGTGTGAAAGTGAGTGTAATCAGAAGGAGAATATTGATTCTGAAATTCAACCTCTTCTCTCAGATGAAGCTAAAGTGAATAGTGTGGAAAAATGCACCAGATCGCACTCGATGACGTCCGTAAACATTACCATAGCGAATCCCACGATCGAGAATGTAGACTTGACACCAGATGGACCCATGTGTGATCGTTTCGCTCGATCTTTGTCACTCAGCTCATGCGATGAGACTAATCCCAATTGGATGTCAACACCTGAATTTCTTGCGCTGAAACACAATCTAACTTTTCCCGAAAGTGTGACCGCATCGCCGATTGTACATCGAAAATCACCGCCGAAATGTCGAag gtTTTCAGTCGACCTGAGCCAAATGAGATCCCTACGGCTATTTTTCAACGACGAAAGCTGCACATGTGGACAATTAGTAGTAGCATCTCGAGAATCTCAgtacaaaattttacattttcaccACGGAGGGCTCGATCATTTAGCTCAAGTTTTACACCAGTGGCACTCACTTCTTCACAATATAAGACTGACCCCAG GATGCGATGAGCCGAATTTGCCTTATCGTCATTTCATGGTGTGCCGCCCGGAGGTTCAAAAGTCGGAATTGCACCCCGAAGAGGGCAACGTCATGAAAATAACTACAGATGTATTCTTTGGATCTTTATTAAATATCGATGGACAATTAGAAGACGATCTATCATTAAGGAAAGGAGTGTTCTTTGGTGGCCTTGAAAAAGACCTGCGTTCATTTGTATGGCCTTTGCTCCTTCATTGTTTCCCAGGGAATTCCACGTACAAGGAGCGAGAAACTTTCGCAGAAATTAGACGCAAAGAATATTATGAATACAATAAGAAAAGAACAAAGTTCATGAGTTTAGAAGAGCAAGCTGCCTTTTGGAAGTCAGTGCAATGTGTTGTTGAAAAAGATGTTGTGCGAACCGACCGTGGTAATCCTTACTATGCCGGAGAAGACAATCCAAATATTGATACCatgaaaaatatacttttaaattatGCGATATTTAATCCTAGATTAGG atatacaCAAGGAATGAGTGATCTACTTGCTCCAGTACTATGTGAAATAAAAGATGAATCAGACGCATTTTGGTGCTTCGTCGGATTAATGCAGAGAACAATCTTTGTTTGTACCCCTACTGATAATGATATGGACATAAATCTG AGTTATCTCCGGGAATTAATTCGAGTGATGGTTCCTCACTTTTACAATCACTTGAAAAAACACACTGATGCATTAGAACTACTTTTCTGCCATCGTTGGATCCTACT TTGCTTTAAAAGAGAATTCACTGAAGCCGTAGCGCTACGAATGTGGGAAGCTTGCTGGGCAAATTATCAGACTGACTACTTCCATCTTTTCTTGTGCTTGGCCATTATTGCTGTCTATGCTGACGATGTGATTGCTCAAGATTTGAGAACTGACGAAATGCTGCTTTATTTTAGTTCTCTAGGTAATATTTTCAAGATCAGCTCGAAAAATAAACTGTAG
- the TBC1D16 gene encoding TBC1 domain family member 16 isoform X1 produces MPISNIFRKASHYILGGEPEGKQFDDYVDNETLFCKNNVCVHPPTLVRQEYDIVHHPGYLTVNTKIFTDQHNNVKRPTLYLNWIPNSTLRRCPSTVEKTPGVDIRIFNDPDNKFTFSESYKNNEEIQNNRKNYNELSNNAFSDASESASLSSNSDKLSLNSANNTIQPEKCESECNQKENIDSEIQPLLSDEAKVNSVEKCTRSHSMTSVNITIANPTIENVDLTPDGPMCDRFARSLSLSSCDETNPNWMSTPEFLALKHNLTFPESVTASPIVHRKSPPKCRRFSVDLSQMRSLRLFFNDESCTCGQLVVASRESQYKILHFHHGGLDHLAQVLHQWHSLLHNIRLTPGCDEPNLPYRHFMVCRPEVQKSELHPEEGNVMKITTDVFFGSLLNIDGQLEDDLSLRKGVFFGGLEKDLRSFVWPLLLHCFPGNSTYKERETFAEIRRKEYYEYNKKRTKFMSLEEQAAFWKSVQCVVEKDVVRTDRGNPYYAGEDNPNIDTMKNILLNYAIFNPRLGYTQGMSDLLAPVLCEIKDESDAFWCFVGLMQRTIFVCTPTDNDMDINLSYLRELIRVMVPHFYNHLKKHTDALELLFCHRWILLCFKREFTEAVALRMWEACWANYQTDYFHLFLCLAIIAVYADDVIAQDLRTDEMLLYFSSLAMYMDGQLILRKARGLLHQFRQLIRIPCSLANLCQRCGPGIWDSTHQPSIECIGHLNGVNCEYAVQ; encoded by the exons ATGCCTATcagtaatattttccgaaaggCTTCCCACTACATACTGGGTGGCGAACCAGAGGGCAAACAATTCGACGATTACGTGGACAACGAAACACTATTCTGCAAGAACAATGTCTGCGTCCATCCTCCAACTCTTGTTAGGCAGGAGTACGACATAGTCCACCATCCTGGCTATCTAACCGTCAACACTAAAATCTTCACAGATCAACACAACAACGTCAAAAGACCAACACTCTATCTGAACTGGATACCCAATTCGACACTTAGAAGATGTCCATCCACCGTGGAGAAGACTCCTGGAGTGGACATCAGAATATTCAACGATCCAGACaacaaatttacattttcaGAATCGTATAAGAACAACGAAGAAATTCAAAACAATCGTAAAAACTACAATGAATTAAGCAACAACGCTTTTTCAGACGCTTCAGAATCGGCTAGCCTCAGCTCAAACTCGGACAAACTCAGCCTAAACTCGGCCAATAATACGATCCAACCTGAAAAGTGTGAAAGTGAGTGTAATCAGAAGGAGAATATTGATTCTGAAATTCAACCTCTTCTCTCAGATGAAGCTAAAGTGAATAGTGTGGAAAAATGCACCAGATCGCACTCGATGACGTCCGTAAACATTACCATAGCGAATCCCACGATCGAGAATGTAGACTTGACACCAGATGGACCCATGTGTGATCGTTTCGCTCGATCTTTGTCACTCAGCTCATGCGATGAGACTAATCCCAATTGGATGTCAACACCTGAATTTCTTGCGCTGAAACACAATCTAACTTTTCCCGAAAGTGTGACCGCATCGCCGATTGTACATCGAAAATCACCGCCGAAATGTCGAag gtTTTCAGTCGACCTGAGCCAAATGAGATCCCTACGGCTATTTTTCAACGACGAAAGCTGCACATGTGGACAATTAGTAGTAGCATCTCGAGAATCTCAgtacaaaattttacattttcaccACGGAGGGCTCGATCATTTAGCTCAAGTTTTACACCAGTGGCACTCACTTCTTCACAATATAAGACTGACCCCAG GATGCGATGAGCCGAATTTGCCTTATCGTCATTTCATGGTGTGCCGCCCGGAGGTTCAAAAGTCGGAATTGCACCCCGAAGAGGGCAACGTCATGAAAATAACTACAGATGTATTCTTTGGATCTTTATTAAATATCGATGGACAATTAGAAGACGATCTATCATTAAGGAAAGGAGTGTTCTTTGGTGGCCTTGAAAAAGACCTGCGTTCATTTGTATGGCCTTTGCTCCTTCATTGTTTCCCAGGGAATTCCACGTACAAGGAGCGAGAAACTTTCGCAGAAATTAGACGCAAAGAATATTATGAATACAATAAGAAAAGAACAAAGTTCATGAGTTTAGAAGAGCAAGCTGCCTTTTGGAAGTCAGTGCAATGTGTTGTTGAAAAAGATGTTGTGCGAACCGACCGTGGTAATCCTTACTATGCCGGAGAAGACAATCCAAATATTGATACCatgaaaaatatacttttaaattatGCGATATTTAATCCTAGATTAGG atatacaCAAGGAATGAGTGATCTACTTGCTCCAGTACTATGTGAAATAAAAGATGAATCAGACGCATTTTGGTGCTTCGTCGGATTAATGCAGAGAACAATCTTTGTTTGTACCCCTACTGATAATGATATGGACATAAATCTG AGTTATCTCCGGGAATTAATTCGAGTGATGGTTCCTCACTTTTACAATCACTTGAAAAAACACACTGATGCATTAGAACTACTTTTCTGCCATCGTTGGATCCTACT TTGCTTTAAAAGAGAATTCACTGAAGCCGTAGCGCTACGAATGTGGGAAGCTTGCTGGGCAAATTATCAGACTGACTACTTCCATCTTTTCTTGTGCTTGGCCATTATTGCTGTCTATGCTGACGATGTGATTGCTCAAGATTTGAGAACTGACGAAATGCTGCTTTATTTTAGTTCTCTAG